Part of the Equus asinus isolate D_3611 breed Donkey chromosome 28, EquAss-T2T_v2, whole genome shotgun sequence genome is shown below.
ATGACCAGAAAGCTGGAAGCTGGCGTACCTCCCGCTGTGGAACCAGGCTGGGTCCCGAAGGCTTTCTTTTCTACTGGACTTCTAGACTGATAAAGTGTTTTCAGACAATTAAAGCCAGTGAATTCtgaatttgaaaatggaaataaagccAAAATCCAGTGTGAGGCAGGTTTGAAAGACACCCCCGACCCCTCTTGGGGGGGGGATGAGGGTGAAGAAGAGCCTTGCGGACGTGGGGAGACCACCCAGTCGCAGAGGAAGGAGCCAGCCCGGCTGTGACGGGTGCCACCATTCCTGGGAAATGGCCCAAGAACGGCTGCAGAcgagtgagaaaaaaaatcacagtaaatgtctcaagagaggagaaaaggaagtgcATAAGAAACAGCGAATCCAGGAAAACATGTGGCTACATTTAAATGAATGCTGCCAAGACCATGGGCTGTGACCACGTGTTACACATTCTATGTGTTGACAGAGAAATATAGATCCAAATATGATGTTAAAAATATGAGGGAAAATGCTAGCAAAGTCGTGACACGTAGAAGAACTTTCTAATTGTGTGAGACCGCAACTGATAGGAACCACATaaagaatgcagcaaaagcaaggAAGCGGGAGACAGGGCCGACAGCTACAGGAAAGAGGGGCTTTATGACACGCAGGAGAGGGAGGCCAGCACCGTCATTGTCATAATACTGGCTTAAATGATCAATTTGAAAGACAAAGATGCTCAGATGAGGTTAAGAAATAAAGTACAATTatatgatcttaaaaaaaaaaaccaactctgaaacaaaaaggataagaaaaaaaagttgaaaataaagagaaaactgtggagCAGGCAGAGGCTGATAACAGGAGCACGGTGTGGTGACAGCCGTGTCAGGCGGAAGACCCTGGAGAGGAGTCCTGGAGGAGCCAAGGGAGCTCACTGTGGAGGGCATGGTCCCCCGTGAGCAGACCTGAGCCTCACCCACGAAGCAGTGTCCAGGTCACCAAGTGACAGGTCAGGGGGGTCGAAGGTGAGTGCACACGGAGCATTGGAGGACCAGTGACATGCTGGCACTCTGACCTTGGGGTGGCCCAGCATCTAACAGGTCACAGCCCCCAGGTGGTCTGGTCAGAGCCCAGTCTGGACCCAGATTCCTCATCCATCAAGGGGGGCTCTTTTCTGCACAGGGTTGTGGTGAGGGTCCAagcctggggcctggcacagaggacaCCTGGGCCAGCAGCGGGGGGGTCCTGACCAAGGGACAGGGGCCTGGGAGCAAAGTCCTTGACGGATCTGGGGCCAGTGGCCCAGGCCCTAGGCATCCTGGGGCAGAGATGGAGGAGAAGCACCGAGGACACTCTGCTCCTCCTCGCAAGGGTGCGAGTGGAGGCTGGAGGGACGAGAGGCTGAAAGGACTAGAGCAAACGATGTCTGTGCCTTTGGTCCCATTCTCCAATCAGCCCTGCAAGCTGCTATTTCaacaggagggaaactgaggcccaggcaccTGCCTGGGACACGCAGCTGATGGCTGAAGGAGGGATGAGACCTCCTTCTCAGGTGGGAGGAAGGGTCTCCTCGTCTCGCCCGCACCTCTTACCAGCTTTCCTGACCTGGCTCCCTCCCAGCCAGCCTGGTTCTCAGCCCGGCTGCTCATCAGAACCCTGGACACTGGCCCAGCCCTGGGACCAGGATTCATTGGTCCCAGTGCTGCCCAACATCAGGTTCTTAGAAGTCCCCAGGGAGACCTGAGTGTGTGGCAAGCCTGCGAAAGGACCCCAGTTCTGAGGAATCACTGGTGCTCCAGGTTTCTGACCCCAAACCCCAGAGTCCAACCTGCTTGGTCAGAAGCCTGCAGGCGGAGTGTGGGTCCCTGTGATGCCAGAGGGCCACAGGCTGGGAACTGGGGTACAGATGCCCCACCACTGGGTTGGGTATGGTGGGGCCCGGCAGGGCTCCAGGAACCAGGTGCAGACCCCCAGCATTGGGGTGGGGTGTGGTCTGCGCAGCATCTTCCTCGGTAAGTAATGTAAAACTATTTTTACAAGCAAACAGAGGAGCGCAGGACCAGAACTCAGCACTTGACTGTTTTAATTCTTGTTTGCAGATCTCAGGCCCTGGGTGCTGAGGGCAGCAGTGGTAACAATACAGCTAAGACTGTTGACCGCGTACCCCAAGCAAGCCCCCTCTGAGCCCACTGTCTTTTCTTCtgggctccagcccctcccctggggTTGGCAGCCTCTTGCCTGCTTCAGACAGCAATGCCCAGCCCACAGGGTCGAGGACATTCCATCCACCCACCCTCTCAGGGAATGTGCTGATTACTGATTGATTACTGATTAAACAGGAGAACTCCTGGCAGCAATCACCTGGACCAAGGCTTCTGCTCTCTCTTCTGGCACAGAGAGCGGCTCCTTACAGCATCGGCTCATCCTTGTGGAGCAAAGGccggccaggccaggccagacGAGCCAGGGCAGCAGCGGAAGCAGGTGCCTGGGGACTGTGTCATGTGGACCAGCTGGTGGCTCTGGCCCTTGGTGGCCATCTGTACTGCAGACCAGTTCTGGGACCAGGCAGAAAGAATCATGCAGGGCACACCTGTCATTGACGGGTAAGTGGTCACTTGTGTGACAGGGCTGGGGGTCCAGGGCTGGGGGTCCGGGATTGGGGGAGCTAGGATTGAGGATTACGTGCCCTGGACTTGAGGTGGGCGCTGCCCTCTCCCCACCGGGACTGTTTCTCTAGCTATAGTGTGGCCTTGGCTCTCTGCTGGCCTCAGCTGCTCCATGAAGTCTCCGAGGGCCCCCAGGCTCCAGCAGATGAGAGCCTGTAGGGAGTAGGAAAGAGGCAAGTGGCGAAGCCCCTGGCCCTCAGATGCTCTGGGGGCGCCCCACAACCTGGTCCCACCTGTGCCTTGGGGGCCAGGTGTCTGCTCAGAGTGGGTGCTGGGGCCAGGCACGGTTGGTGGTCCAGCCCGGGGTCATGCCTCGCACTAGCCATCTGGCCTGAGGGAGCTGCGTTTCCTCttggggcctcagcttcctcaccagAGACTGCAGGTGAGGGTGGCATCCCTCACGGGCTCCTGGGGGCCCTTCTTGGCCCTCTTGACCCTCCTCCCTGAGACCCTTTCCTCACACCCCTCCCTCTCCAGCGTCCACCCATGGGTGACCCCATCTGGCACGGGGTCCCTGGGGTCGCCTCTCTGCCTTGCCTACGATGCTTGGAGTCATGCTTCAATGGCCCAAACCAAGCTCCTGATGCTTCTCTCGAAGGCCCCCTTCCAGCCAAGACTTGCAACACCTTGTTGTTCTTTCTCTGATGTCACAGCCAATCTGGCAGCGCCTCTTGCATCTGCATCCCAGTACATCTGCATggaccctcctctcccctcacatCTCCACCTCTGCTCTGGGTCAAACATGAGCCTCTGACTGTCCCCCTTCTTCCACCGGCCAAGGTTGGGTCTCAATGCTGCAGCCAGAGGGAGTCTTGGAGACATAAGTCCCAGCTCCTGTCCTTCCAgctcacctcccacctcctgtGGCTCCCACTGAGCTCAGAGTAACAACTTAAGTCCTCCCAGCGGCCCACAGGGCCCTTCACTGCCCCTCCAGTCACCCCCACACTCATCCATGCTCCAGGCAGGCCACACACTGCGCTATCCCTGCCCATCTGCCCCCAGGTCCACACTCCTGGTCTCAGCTCCTCCAGGGCTTTGCCCAGGGCCACCGCAGCAGCCAGGCCTGTCCTGACCCACCAGCACACCTGCCAGCCTTGgcctcctgcttcccttcctGCCATCACTGAGAGGAGGGACTCTCGCATGCTCTTGGGAGCTGAGAGTGCTAAGGAGAACATCCGTGTGTGTCTGGCACatgtaggtgctccataaatgctgAACATCCGCGTGTGTCTGGCACAcgtaggtgctccataaatgctgCCGTCATTACTATTTGGCAGATGCCTCGGGGCTTTTTTTGGACAAAAAAGCTCTgcaaggaaagcagagaaaatggGGTGTCCCTCTATGTAGGACTTCAGTGAGCTGTGGCAGCCCCCAAGAAGGAATAGGGGCCCCCAGGGGTTGTGtgcgcccctccctcccctcctgccctcggATCCTCCCCTCCATCCTGCCTGGACCCTGcggccctctgctctcctctctgcctcttgcCAGGTGCCTGCCTCCGACATCCCTGCAGGCTGGGTCTCCTCCACAGGCTCGCTGGGGAGCCAGGTatggggaggaggctgcagaggccctgcctgggctccccgcCTGGAGCCCCCGCTGTCTGGCAGGGGGCAGCAAGGGCAGCAGAAGATGCCAACAGTATCAGCCAGGCGAGCTATTCCTTCATTCTGGGGGACTTGGGGCGGCTGGGCACCGAGAGAGGGCGGCTGAGGCCAGGTGTGGGGAGCTGCCCAGAAGCCCACATGAGGGGTAAGATGGCACAAAGAGCCCAGATAGCCAGGAATGCTCAGGGAGCTGGGATTGTCCAAAGAGCTAGAAAGCTAAGACTAGGCTGATGGAATCAAAATTAATAACTGTGGACCAGCTAGTCTTAGCTACTCTTGTAGGTCAGAGCCCCAAGTAAGCAGCTTCAACACAGAGATGTCCAGAGGGAGCTCTAGCATGGCATTCCACAGTTCCAAGGACTCCTTGTGGCCACCATTCCCATGGTCATCTCATGATTTAGAGTGGCTGCAGCAGCTCTGGCCATCACATCTGCATGCCAGCCagcaggaacaaggaagggaCCTAGAAAGGGCAAAGGGGAAGCAACCACTCTCTATCAAGGACAGCTTTTGGGAGTTGTCACAGggcagaacttagtcacatgaccacaccCAGCTGTAAGGGCGCAGGGAAGTATCTTTGTTTCAAGTGGCCATGTGCCTTGCTAAAAATGGGAGGTTGTGTTaccaaggaaaaggagaagaatggGCGAGCAGCGGGCTCTCTCACAGCTGCCGGCCTGTGTGTGTGCCGGCTGCAGCGCGGCGTTCTATAGTGCAGTGGGGTCCTCATGTCATGGCCAAGGGCACTGCCCAGGCCACCCAGATAAGGAAGGAAGCTCTGGCAGGCTCCAGAATGCAGGGCTCATCACAGGGCGGAGGAAATTCTGTCCCCACTTTGGGTTCCAACCGAGGGTGGAGTGGCCGAGGGGAGGAGGCGAGAGTAAAGTGTGCCCTGCCGTCCTGGTGGGTCCTGGGTGGCAGCTGGAGGGCGGGGCCAGATTGCCCAGAGGCTGGGGTGCCTAGTCCCATCCaggggccctgcccagccctgccccggggacggtgcccagggctggggcttgAGGCGGTAATCCCGCCTGGCTGGAGCTCACCCACCGTCCACTGCTCAGCCAGCAAAGGCCTCCTGACCACTCGCGCAGCCCTGTCACCCAATCAAATCACAGATTCCTGGAAGCAGCACCTGTGGCTCGAGCCCCACAGAGAGCAGGGTCTGGAGCTGGTCAAGGGGCGGGGCCCAAGGGAGGGGGCCCGGCCAGCTTGCTTTGGAAAAGCCCAGCCCAGGGGCTAGCTGACCTGGGCCTGCAGGAGGCCAGCATGATCCCAATGTAATATTAGTATTAATAGCTACTCATTTACCCTCACAATTCACCCTTAGGAAGGTTTCAAGACATCCCCATGTTACAGACGAAGACACAGCAAGAGGGGTGGGAGCCAGGATTGGACATGGGAACTGGATTTGGGTGAGGAGGGGGTGCCATCCTGGGAGAGAGGGGTCTCGAATGCGGGAGTGCAGCCCCATCCTGGCCACCCATTCACCGCCATTGCACCCCAACTGTGGTGTTCCTCCTCTGCAAAGTGCTGTCCCCATGAGATGGGGCTCCgagagaagggggtggggtgggaggggcccATGGTGGCACCAGAAGGCCCCAGGCATCCCCAGAGCGAGACACCAGGATGAAACACCCCCCAGGCAGTCCTCACAGCCGTCTTGTCACTAGATTGCGGGCCAGCCAAGGCGCCTCCCTAGATGTCCCACCCATGTGGGTTGCTGGTGAAAGAGCAGATCCCACTGCTGGGTCTGGGTGAGCCACTGGTGAGCCTCTACGTTTCTAACTAGCTCCCAGGGGCTGATGCTGCTTCCAGCATCCAGGACCCAGGCGGCCTGGCTCTCCAGCAGTCTCGCCCTTTGGGGCTTCCCCTGGTCTCCCTCTGCCCATTCCTGGATCCAGGGAGGAATCAGACCCACCAGCCACtgacccctctccccttcccctcctgcgTCCCTTTCCttgcccctctgccctcccccctccccccctttctccctctcttttcttcccccttccccttcctccaaAACACTCACAGGAACTGGCTCCTCAGGAAACTTGAGAGACCCTCAGACCTTTGTAAGCACAGGGCTGCTCAGAGCTTCTTGGACATGGCGCAGGGCTGTCCAGAGCGATGGAGGCAGCCGGGGGCCTGTGGGCTCCCAAATCTTGCACCTGAAGTCACTGCCCcagaaaggtggggtgggggtgccagGCCCCAAGAGCAGAACCCTCCCCATGCTTCCCTGGCCCCTTCCTGTGAGTGGAGGGTTTCATCTTTAGCCTGTGGAGACCTTCAGGCCCCAGGCCCTCTGCCTCGCTCCCCCAGGGTCAGCCAACCTCGTTCGTGGAGGTTGTTTAAGCTCCTGCCCGATTTTGAAGCAGAGCAAGCATGTGCCCTGCCATCTTGCAGAGTGAAAGGCCCTTGGAGGGAGGACCTAGCCATGGGGGGCTCCCTCAGCTCGCGGTTCCCTGGCCTGGGGGGCACGGTAGAGAAGCGCACCTGTGGTCAGTTGCGTTCAGGCACCTCACCCCTGCAGCTGGCTTTAGTCCTGAGCTTGAGAAGCAGGGAGTGGAGAGGGGACAGCCTgcgggggagggagctggaaggcCCCAGGTCCAGGTGGCTGTCCTGACCTGCCTCTGACCCCTCCACTTGGCCCCTCCAGGCACAACGACCTGCCCTGGCAGCTGCTGAAGATGTTCAACAACCAGCTTCGGGATGAGCGGGCCAACCTGACCACACTGGCCTCCACGCACACCAACATCCCCAAGCTGAAGGCTGGTTTTGTGGGGGGCCAGGTACAGCTCAGCCCGGCCCTGTCCATCCCCCCCACCTTGGGCCCTGGCTAAGGTGCAGCGGCTCCCTGGTGGCCACAGGCCCTTGGAGGGGACTCAGCCATCCAGGCCATAGGGAGGACTTCCAAGGTGGGAGGAAAGCCAGATGCCCATTGGCgggtggggctggggccgggCGCTGTCAGCTCCAACCCTTCTCTTGGCCCCTCAGTTCTGGTCCGCATACGTACCCTGCGACACCCAGAACAAGGATGCTGTGCGGAGGACACTGGAGCAGATAGATGTCGTCCACCGCATGTGTCAGATGTACCCCGAGACCTTTGTGTGTGTCACCAACAGCACAGGTGGGTCCCAGCCACCCCCCAGGCCCCACACCACCCCAGTTCTTGTCCGGAGCAGAGTGTGCTGGTGCAGCGGGGGCATTTCTCATGTTGAAGCTCCCCTTGGACACCTACTCGCCCACTGCCCAGGCGTCCACTGCCCGGCCGGCTCTCCTCACAGGCATCCGCCGGGCCTTCCAGGAAGGAAgggtggccagcctggtgggcgTGGAGGGCGGCCACTCCATCGACAGCAGCCTCGCTGTCCTGCGGGCACTCTACCACCTGGGCATGCGGTACCTCACCCTCACTCACAGCTGCAACACACCCTGGTAAGTGACCCCAGAAGCCCCTGGGCTGTGTGGGACATTCACGGGGGTTCAGAGGCCAGCTCGGCCCTGCTCCCGTGCCCTCCTCTGCTCCTGAGGGTCCTGGATGTGGGGGGGACAGGACAAACGCGCTGCCCCTTGGTACCTGCTCTCTGCTCTCGCAGGGCCGACAACTGGCTGGTGGACACGGGGGAAGACAAGGCCCAGAGCCAAGGCCTGTCGCTCTTTGGGCAGGTGAGTAGGGTGGGCGAGGACTGCAGTCGCCCTCAGAGAAGTCACCCAGGACACAGTATCTCTCCTCTCAgaacctgtttcctcacctgtaaactgGATCTGGCAGGGGTCATCCCCAGGGACACACTGGTCACTAGAGTAGCCCCAGACTTCCGGCCATTGAAGGGTCATTGATGCCCTTGCCCAAATGCCCCCCAACCCCGCGCCTGGACCTCTCAGGGGGCTGCAGGGAACCCCAGAAGGCCGTGCACACTGCagcctgcctggctctggggtcGGGCTGTCCTGGTGCCCTGAGCCGTCTCCCCTCAGACTGTGCTGAAGGAGATGAACCGGCTAGGCGTCATGATCGACTTGGCCCACGTGTCTGTGGCCACCATGAAGGCCGCTCTAGAGCTCTCCAAGGCCCCCGTCATCTTCAGCCACTCCTCAGCCTACAGTCTGTGTGCGCACAGGCGCAACGTGCCCGACGACGTGCTTCAGTTGGTGGTGAGGGGCTGTGGGGGTCTGCTCCCAGGGTGGTCTTCAGGGCACCTTGCTGTCCCCCTGGTGGGTGGTCCTCAGGGAGCCTTGCTGTCCTCCTTGCACCCACAGCTCCACTCTCTCCCCCTTACAGAAGCAGACAGGCAGCCTGGTGATGGTCAACTTCTACAATGACTACGTTGCCTGCCAAAGGGAGGCCAACCTGTCCCAAGTAGCAGGTAGGTGGATGTGAGCAGCTGTAGAGGCCAGGCGGTGGAGGGCCTCTCAGGACCCACACCTGCTGC
Proteins encoded:
- the DPEP1 gene encoding dipeptidase 1, with the protein product MWTSWWLWPLVAICTADQFWDQAERIMQGTPVIDGHNDLPWQLLKMFNNQLRDERANLTTLASTHTNIPKLKAGFVGGQFWSAYVPCDTQNKDAVRRTLEQIDVVHRMCQMYPETFVCVTNSTGIRRAFQEGRVASLVGVEGGHSIDSSLAVLRALYHLGMRYLTLTHSCNTPWADNWLVDTGEDKAQSQGLSLFGQTVLKEMNRLGVMIDLAHVSVATMKAALELSKAPVIFSHSSAYSLCAHRRNVPDDVLQLVKQTGSLVMVNFYNDYVACQREANLSQVADHLDYIKNVAGAEAVGFGGDYDGVSRVPSGLEDVSKYPDLVAELLRRQWTEAEIRGALADNLLRVFEAVEEASNHTQTPEEEPIPLDKLEPSCRTKYGYSQAPSLHRQLGALLASLALLPLGLCLL